DNA from Asterias amurensis chromosome 7, ASM3211899v1:
taaggaagaacaaaaattgttcaaccccaaatcttttaaaatttaccaagtcagtttcctttgtggtttatcaAAAGACATATCAAACGAGAGGGTTCACTGTGCCATACAATGACTAGCCttagaacttaaaaaaaaaaaaacagttttgatcaattgttttatttgtttcctaAGCATTTAAATCCCTCTTGTGAAATCTGTGTTTGTACTGTAATATGAATCCAGGATTATAAACGgcttacaaataaacaaaacatgataACAATACAGATTACAGACTCATATCTAGCTTTTAATCCTGTTGGGAGTAAACGGTTATCATATGGAACCATAGCAactttgatcttttttttatcgTTGGTTTAGCTAGGGGTGGTGTCGTACCACTTGAGCAATGAGGACCACATACCACATTGCTCTATGTCATTACCAAGGGAACTAGAACTAGATCCAACAGAACTAGGCTGATGTTAAACCATGTTGgaacatagagaaaggaccacagaAGAACATTGTGAAATTAAAGTTGCTGTAACGGTGTAATAATGACATCTTGATAATTTAGCAGGCTTGTCAGGCATCCACAATCTTCATTGCTTTTTCTCGGCATCAGGACTTTATTAACAGCAAGAGAGAAGGACACAATGAAGTGAATAGCAAAGCGAGACTGTGGATGGAAAGAACTAAGAATTGGTGTTATGATATAATATCAACATTGATAACTTGACAAGTTTGTCAAGCGCTGACAgtcttcattgttttttttcgtCATCGGGATAAGGAATAGCTGCAGAGGGAATAAGTGGTGCTTCATTTTAATGTCAGACTACTCGTAGGTAATTACTgctcaataaaacattattgttaCCCGCGTGGGAGCAGGGCGCACTGAAGCAAACAGACATATGTTCTTCATGGTAGCTGGCACCATCAAGGCCAATCTAACTTGCTCATCGTAGAATGATGGTAAATTCTTAATAAGTGAGACAACATCGTCTGTGTCACTTTATGCCAAGTGAAGGTCACCGGGGAAAAACACAATCTTGATGATTTAAACATGACTGACTCTTTTTGATAATGTTCGGATGATTAGTGCCGGAGCTTGAGAGTTAATCATCTCAGTTTGAAGGAGTTTAGAACTCTGTGCGAGCATCGTTGAAAAGTGGATCATCTGGTAGAGCGTAACAGATGATTATTGCTTACTCTACAAAGTGTATAATAGACTACGCAGTACAGGAGTGCACAGACTATTTGCGGCCGTTAAGATTAAAGGATGAACTCCGCTTGTTGCGTCTTGCTTTATTGATTTTCCATGTCGCGTTTGAAGGGAAACATATACTGGCAAGTCAAAGTACTTTCAGAGAATGCACTGCATCTAAAACCATTCTCCGACTTTGAATGCGAATAAGGTAGTATCTCAAGTTACGTTGCGTCGTTGCTTGCAGGGATTTCTGCACAAAGGAATCGGGTTTGGTGTTCTGTTCAAATTGTCTGACTATTattgatatacatgtaatgaGAGGAGAAAGAAGAGTTGACCAGAACAGGGCAAGTTGAAGACCCAATTGTTCCCTGTCTCAAGTTGCCTCGTCGCTCGGAGAGATTTCTCCACAAAAGAATTGTTTGCTTCTTAACAATGTCTTACGTTCAAATCGTCTGAAACATTTATTGATATCTGAGTGGACGAGAGTTGACCAGAACAGGGCTTAGTTGAAGACTCTCCGCCTGACTGAATTCTACCGCAGCAGTTTAACTTTCTTGTCGCAGTACAGCGTTTTGATCGGCAGTTCGGATCTTTCTGACTGTGTAGTACTAGTAGCTGGAAACAAGACTCCTACCTGCTTGCtatagtgttttgtttttaatcatttCAATCATACACAAGTGTAGGTTAACTAAGATTGGATGCTGGTTGCGTACTGAGCTGAACTCTTTGTATGCCCTCTGCTGACAGAGCAACACTTGACAATCCCTCGAACCCGCACCACTACCTGATTGTAACCCCTTAATTTCCAGCACGTCTCCCTGGTTCATTTTCCGCTAGTTACAGTTCTAGTTATCCCCTAGTGCATGTGGGTTAACTAAACAAATAGATTTGATTGATTGTACTTGCGAATTGCCTTCTTCTACTTCCCAAGAGCTAATAACATTTGACCATCAACCCTTTTCTATTATTGTTCAAAATTACCGatggattgggtttttacaACGACTTTTAATTGGGTCAGTGGTATTTACGAAAATCCTAAGTAAACAACTTGCTTCGTTGTGCCTATTTAATTATTGCATTGATCCATTTCCcatggttgtttttttctctgaagCTATTTTCTTAAAAGACAGCTTTGACCTAATTATTGTTTGTCCAAACAGCCATCTGGTCTGTTCAGATCTCATTAAGCGATTGTTTGTATCAACACGCTGAGCGCATCATGCTTAATTATTGAAGTGCCTCAAACATAAGTCagctttaaaggtactggacacttatggtaattactcaaaataattgtcagcatgaaaacttacttggtaacaagcaatggagagctgttgatagtataaaacattgtgagaaaaggctcccactgagaaagaggtaatttctcactcatattcgggcctgaagccttttgttaggcatctgaaagcacacaaatttgtgcaacaggtttgttctttatttCAAGAATCTCCTGCAACTTTGACGGccaattgaataaaaaaattcacagattgtatgttgggatacaccaaatgtggaTACcttgtcttcgacaattacatgtaccatcaaagatgtccagtgcttGTAAGTCATTCCACTGAATATCGGATGATTGCATtgggggaagaaaaaaaaactggttCAACATCGAGTCATGAAAATTGATTTCTCGATTGAGAGGTGTCAATAGTTTCCCGTGTTCAATTTGTTAATTAAGTCCAGCGTCACCAGTGTGTTCCATTGTCTACGATCTTTTGTTATGTCTTTATTTAAGCAGTCTTACATTCAGTGgtattttattctttttttttttttgatgaaaagAATTTGTGAGTGAactgtgacaaaaaaaaaacagttatctGCAATTTTTGTCAACTTCAGAAAGCTGAAATTTCTAGGGTCTAGCAAAGTTGAacataaaaaattgtttagctACATGTGCATGATGTGAACCGGCTTTTATTTGAAATGAATCAACAGTCATGATTTTTGACTGTTAATAAGTCGTAAAATTACAGACCTGTTAGCAAACATCGTCGCAGTTCAGTGCAGTTCATTTCATTTCAGTCATTaatttgtctttgaaaattgtCATTATGCAGTTCATTTATTTGAAAGCCTCCTCGGGAGATGAACAATTATACTTCAATATAAACTATTAGTAAAATTGCAAACTTTACTAAAGGGGCGTGCTTTTTGACGGGCTTGGCGCATTGTACCATAGCAGAGAGTGGATACATGTAATTAGAAAGCTTCTTTCATCTGTTGTGAATGCAAATATTAAGCATCTGTGACGATAAACCTCTTGGATGATAAATAATGATATACCATTTGTAAAATTGCAAACTTGACCAAAGGGGCGTGATTTCTGACGGGCTTGGCGCATTGTACCATAGCGGAGAAAGGATGTATAACCAGAAAGTTGCCTCTGTGTTATGTATGCAATTGAGCACCTGTGACAATTCAACCGCGATCAGTGACTTCAGTGAGTGATGCCACAGCATGTAAATACCAGCCACTGCTACGTGAACGGACTGCACACTGGGTTAGCATCTTTCAGTCGTCAGAACATCTGACTGTCACTGCCCGAGTGATACTTGTTAAGGCTGCAACTACATTGGATGAAACTGTTAACGGAGGAGTACGACAGTTTTTACTCCACTTTGGAAGGAATTCTCTGAACATAAAAATATCTGAGTGTAAGGGAGTGATACAGCCCCAGTGATACTTATAAAGCTGGACACTGCAACTATATTGGATGCAATTGTTAACGGAGGAGTACGACAGTTTTTACTCCACTTTAAGAGGAATTCTCTGAACATAAAACTATCTGAGTGTAAGGGAGTGATACAGCCCGAGTGATAAAGCATCACACTGCAAGTACATTGGATGAAACTGTTAATGAAGGAGTACTgcagttttgtgatccacttTCAAGAGTTCTGTAAACTATGATTGATTATTTATAGTCTATCCACTGCATTGATAGAGTTTTAACAGTTCTACTTTTTTGTTGCCGTTATACAGCCAAATATATCTGAGTGTTAAGGAACTGATACAGTCTGAGTGATACACAAGCTGAACACTAAAACTACATTGGATGAATTCGTAATGGAGGATTAATAAAGTTGTTTTGCTCCAACTTTGAGGGGTTCTCAAACTATGATTGACTAACACTCAATCATGTACATTGATGGAGTTTACAGTTCATTTTTGTTGCCGTTGTACACCCAACTATATCTGAGTGTTAGGGAGTGATACAGCCCGAATGATACTTATCAAACTGCACACTGCAAGcatatttgatgaaactgtTAACAGAGGAGTACTGCAGTTTGTTTGATCTACAGTACTTTGAGGAATTCTTTAAACTATCATTGACTAACAGTCAATTGTGTGTCAATTGTGTGGAGTTACGGTTCTAACATTTTCGTTGCCTTCAACAGCCAAATTTGATGAGTTGTGTTTCCCAAACGAAAGTTGAAAGTTTTATGACAAACTTTCTCTGCTTATGAGCAACGAACTATAGTTGCAACCAACAGTTACATTGTACACATGTATTGGTCATCAGTTTCATGAATAAAAGGTGgatttttattcttcttctCAACTTTCGTGGACATTTTTGAATTGTCAAATCCACCATCGGAACCTTTTTTTGAAAGCAAACTTCAGGCTTGATTGCAGTTGGTTAACACCTTAGTGTGTATTGACGTTTCAAGTGTTGTTTTACAACGACTTGTGTGAGCACATGTTCTCAGTGGTTGTCCGCACTAGCAGCTAGAGCTTCAGTCATCTTACCTCATTTTATAATCGCCacctttttttctcagaaaatacaacattttgaggAAGTGTTGGTGACTGCCTATTTGGTCTGATTTGTGGAATTCTCATCTTTGTCACTGAAAGCAGAAGCAATCTGTAAATTATACAGCACAGTTCGTTGGACATTCATGACAAGCTTGATCGTGTCGTTACTGCACAAGAACCAAACTAGCAGCCTCTCTTTTTGTTGAAGGGAACTCATCGATGCATCAGGTCTGTGCCacagtttgttttgtgtcactaaACCCGACCATAATTAGAAACACTATCGTCTGTGAGTGGATGTGCTTTGTACTGTCAAGTTGTCAGATTGGACGGAGGCAACATAATTTGCCAGAGTAACGCACTTGTCTTTTTAATCAGTATCAGTACATTGTACTTTGTTCAAGATGGATTTTTATAAGATGTTGTGATAAAATCCTGCCTAATTGCTAAAGTAGGACACTTTGACAAAAACGTTTTTTACAGGAGTGTCTACCAGGATCAGGTAGATCTTGGAGAAGTGAGACGATCGTTTTTACGCTGCAAGGGGTTTTACGGACACAAGAAATTTGTGTGAGATGGCGGAGAATACAACGGCATTTGTTTCTACGCTAGGTGGCGTTAATCAAGATGAATTGTGCCATTCGGACAACAGACCGGCACAGGTACAAGTTCTTCTCGAGATCATATTCCTTGTGATTGTTAGTCTCGCTGGAACTTTTGGAAATTTGCTCGTCATCATCGCTGTGGCCTCGACACGGAGCCTTCGCACCGTTGCCAACTACTTCATTTTTGTCTTGGCGGCTGTGGATTTTGTGAACACAGGACTACTTATTCCGCTGTTCATATTCACATTGATGAAAGGAGAATGGCCGTTTCCTAGCGCCGGCTGTACACTGTTAGGATACCTGACGATAATCTGCATCGCAACGTCGGAAATAACATTATCGGTGCTGGCCGGGACGCGTTATCTGATTGTGACCAAATCCAAAACCGTTTTCAACCGGTACTTCAAAAAGAAATATGTGATTTTCTACCTGGTTGGAATTGCAGCGTTCGAACTGAGTATTATTCTCATACCACTTTGGACATCCTTAGGGAAGGTTGGTTTCAGTCACAGAGTGCTCCATTGTACCTTTGTGTTCTGCAATCAGACCGAATGGTGGTATGTATTCATTCTCTTTGTTTGTTGTATGATCATCAACATGGGCATCATCCCAACGTTTTACTTGTTGACTTTCCATGCCGTAAGTAAGAGCAAGCGGACGATCAAAGCGTTACAGGCCATGCAGGGTACCAACGAGCGCAGCCAACCGTCCATGAGTCCCCAAGAGGTTCAGCTGACGAAGAAACTTCTTTTCATGTTCCTGGTATTCATCGTGTGCTGGTTCCCCTACTGTATTGTCATCTTTGCGGATAGTCAGCAGACTGTGTCTCCACTCGTGCATCAAATCACGAACCTTCCCATTTGGTTGGCGTCTTGTTTGAATCCTTATATTTACGCCTTCCGAATTCGGAACTTCCGCAAGGCCTTTAAGCAGATTTTGACCTGGCCGGGAAAAAAGTGTAGGTCGCAAGAAGGGAGGGCAAGGGGTGGCTCTGTAACTGATCAATTTGGAACAAGTATGGCTGACCgataaaaacttttaaaaacatgatAACTTGAATATCTTTAAGTATAAAGTTatttttaatgtacatgtacataagaaaaaacaaatcatttgttgAAATAACAATTTGCAAATGATTGTACATCTGTACTTCTTTTaatgttatgtaaaaaaaaaaaatagtttattggAAAAAATTAAGTGCATGCACTTTAAAGATTTGAGTGCACAAAATTATTTCCCTTTCTGAGTAAtaagagatagagatcatattttttaaaacatgtgtTGTGTAGGTTTTGTTAGCAAGAAGCTGAAGGTATACCTTACAAGACAAAttaagtgcctttaaaataatataaaaaatgttcaaaatgcTATTTTTATAGTCTTGTCATTTGCTgaaattatgttaatttataGACCCTACTAAGCTTGTAATTTGATTGGTAGAACATGTGTTATCCTTAGTTTTGGCCTTGTATTTATAGCTGCAATGCTCCACAAATTAATATTGGAGTCCAATATGAAGTATGTATTATTGGATGCTCCACAGCAGTGTTTCCAAAATAACCATTCCCCATTTGTCCAAACAAAGCAAAGTCCTTATTATAACAGAAAAGGATGGTATCAGTGGGCTCATCCATGCTGTTTAGAATCGTTTTAAAAGAATTTTCAGAATGCGGGTTGGCATGTTTCTGGGTatattttgagtttattgtgaaaacaaatccaaaCGACAAGGATCTACAtgtgtataaaacaaatattgagtgtaTTCCATTTGTGCATTGTCGCCAAACATAATCGCTCAGTAAAATCTGCGCTTTTTAAAAGCTGTTTAAAAGAATTTTCAGAATGTGAGGTGGACGAGTTTCTGTGTATACTTTGTCCTTATTgtgaaaacaaaccaaaatgacaaggatctatacaaaacaaatattgagtgtgTTCCATTTGTGCATTTTTGCCGAATGTATAATCACTCAGTAAAATCTTTGCGGTTTAAAAGTTTTTTCTACCTAAGGGAATTTTTAGAATACGAGGTGGACGAGTTTCCGTGTCTATTTTGTCCttattgtgaaaacaaatccaaaTAATAaggatatatacatgtacatgtactacatagataaaacaaatattgagtgtaTTCATTCCATTTGTGCATTTTCGCCGAATGTAATTTCCCAGTAAAATCtaagcaattataaaaaaaaaattaaagaatttTCAGAATGTGAGGTAGACGAGTTTTCAAGTATATTCTGTGTTTGttgtgaaaacatttcaaatgaccAGGGTATactataaacaaatattgagtgcaTTCCATTTTGTGCAATTTCGACGAATATAATCGCACAGTGAAATCTGGCTTTTGCTTTTTACTCGGCTTTGCGTCCTGTAATGGAATTGTACAGATTTTACCTCCTGATTATATTATACAGTAGTGCACTCATTATGCTTCCaatatttgtaaaatgtttcaatttcATGCAGTATTGATGATGTTTCCCCCTCaaacaaaaggggggggggggcgaggaGGGAAACGAAACAAATGATCTGAAGCTTACCCAAAGTTAAATTATACGATATAAATGGGTCATAGTGAGATTTTAAAGGGTGTGATCAACATTTgggacccgctacgtgaaaatgagtcagatgtcacccaatgcattattaagtaaTGGACAGTTttatgtgaaaaaaacaaaaaaaaactttttttttgttttactttttaagatttaTACTTGCATCATGCaagttgcatggttaaccttcagaacacttacttttaggcaaaaaagctatgaatacaacaattttgtgatcatacttttGTCTAACTTGTATCCTTTTGTGGGAAATGGtatttaaaacatcactttacttgtaattcgtttttcagaaagaatgatgtattggctaatttcaaacgcaAGTAACTCAGCGACGTGATAAACCCCAAAGCATAGACATTATACCACGTTACTTCtgttggtgtgttctttccagccatgcatataactcaatccttgaaattgtcaacatctgactcattttcacgtagcgggtcacattttAAGTAGATTGAAAACATAAATGTGAACACATTTACACATTATAACGAACAtggtatatacatgtagatggtcATAGCGGAAAATTTCCTACTaaatatttttgcttgaaatatGATGATACGTATACAGTTTTTGATTAACAGAGCAAAACAATTAGTTTTGGTCTTGCATGACTGTAATGACCGATTAAGCTtaacatttcacaggtttgttgttttgtgtatgTTGGGTAAAATAAAGTGTGGAAGCTGTCTTTTGACAGTGGACCATGTTGATACTGTGCTTTTAATTGAGAAAGTGTACTGCTTAAAATGAGGCCATTTCAATTGGACATATCTTTGCTCCATCTTTTCTCTAtctgttttaaagccattggaccctttcggtaaacagtattgaccaaggcccacacttcatgtatcacaacttctatatcaaataacaaacttgtgaaaatttaggctcaatcggtcatcggagtggggagaaaataacgggaaaacccactcttgtatccgcgcgtttcgccgtgtcatgacatttgttaaaataaatccgtaattctcgctatcgagaattgatattgttctactgttttctcaaaaagtaaagcatttcatggataataatttcaagagaagtctttcatcactacctgtaaaccctgtaagttttttgtaaatctgcgaacttttttttttttctgtaccgaaagggtccaatggctttaaatgaacaATTTTGTAATCTTTATCTTTTTCGATAAACAAAAGCTAAGTCTGTATATTTATCTCTCAAGTACTGTCATGATGGTTAGCTCATTTAAATAGCATCAATTCAAAAAATGCTTCTACTGCACATTACGCTAAAGATTGAAGTGTATTCAAAATTGcctaatgaagtaaatttataAGTACAATTAGTCACATGTGTCTTTtgtagcaattttttttaatagatgtaGGCCAATTAGTTTATTTaatatgtaatagatgttaaattggtaaaaaacaaaattgatattaTTTAAAATGAGCTGATCAGCCACAGAATTTTCTTTCAAGTAAATTGCATGTCAATTACAATGagtattttaaattaaatcaaatttgtattgTGTGTCAAAAATGTGGAGGGTTGGCAATTTTACCATTTGCATTGATACAAGGATTCATATTTTCTGAGAAAAACAAGGGGATAGATATTTAAGGAGTGCTGAACAAAAAACTTGACCTATTTCACAAATTAAGTATGGTCCACAAAATATGCTTTCTGATCGAGCATGTATTCATTTCAAAGCTTGTAGAATATGGGTAAGAATCTGGAGATTTGAGATTAAAATAATTAGGCACAGAAAGAAAAAGCCATTTCCCTTTGAAAGTCAGACATTTCTAGGGGACTTTCATAATAGTACGATAATGGACTAAGTGACCTTCGCAAGGCCAAATTTTGTGAAACGGATGCTGAAAGGAATCTGCTTACCACAAATCAATTAGTGCAAAGGGAAAAACTGGGGTGTGCTCCACTTTTGCCACTgaaaaaaagcctttggagcaccGCGGCAACCCCGGGTTGCATAATCGcagggagctaagaaagattcACGGAATATTTATGGCCCAATGATCAGGGCACTAGCCCTTTGATAGGATTTTGTAAATGCCGTACCgtttaagaactagttattattattttattactatTCAGAAATGTGCACCACACTAACAATTTGGAAGGGATTAGAAATAATTTACAACAAACCAACTATCATATTAAAACATATTTAAAGGTTTAGGTCAAACAGGTGTaattttttgtcctttttttgtattaaaaaattgttttcaaacatttgtttttaa
Protein-coding regions in this window:
- the LOC139939631 gene encoding melanopsin-like — translated: MAENTTAFVSTLGGVNQDELCHSDNRPAQVQVLLEIIFLVIVSLAGTFGNLLVIIAVASTRSLRTVANYFIFVLAAVDFVNTGLLIPLFIFTLMKGEWPFPSAGCTLLGYLTIICIATSEITLSVLAGTRYLIVTKSKTVFNRYFKKKYVIFYLVGIAAFELSIILIPLWTSLGKVGFSHRVLHCTFVFCNQTEWWYVFILFVCCMIINMGIIPTFYLLTFHAVSKSKRTIKALQAMQGTNERSQPSMSPQEVQLTKKLLFMFLVFIVCWFPYCIVIFADSQQTVSPLVHQITNLPIWLASCLNPYIYAFRIRNFRKAFKQILTWPGKKCRSQEGRARGGSVTDQFGTSMADR